The sequence TAAGAGGGTTATTGATCTCATGAGCGATACCAGCTGCCAATTTCTGGATGGACTCCAATCTTTTTTCGGACTGGATCACCTTCTCCATTTCCGAGATCCTTTTTTCGGACACGGATAGAAGGTCCAATTCGGAGAAGGTGACGATACTTCCTACGATCCGATTTGCCTCGTCCCTAATCGGAGAAACCCTGAATCCTACTCGGATCTTTTTTTCATCTTTTCTAACTAGAACCGCAGGAATATATCTGAGATTATGACCTAAATTATCCGGATGTTCCCCGGAACCGATTTGGGTCTGGATAAAAGAAAGGACAACGTCTCCAGGTTTTCCGAGAGCCTCTTCCAAGGTCCAGCCTGTGAGCTCCTCCGCAGAATGATTCAGGAATATAATATTTCCCTCTGCATCCAGTGAAACTGCGCCTTCTGAAATACTTTGGATCACATTTTTAAATTCTTTGCCGCTCTCCTTAACGATTCCCAGACGTTTTTGTTGGCGAAGCGCGATCTCTATCGAAGACTTAAGTTGGTGGTTTTGGAAAGGTTTAGTGATATAAGCGTAAGTCGAAGCAGCATCCATCGCTCTCATGAATGTAGAGTCGTCGGTATACGCGGTCATAAAAACGATCGGAACGTCTTTGATCCTTTGTATATGTTGTGCAGTTTGTATCCCATCCATATCCCCTTCGATAGAGATATCCATGAGAACTAGATCTGGATCCGTTTCCTTAAAAATAGATTGGGCGTCCAGGCCATTGGCCGCAACTCCTGCAACCTTATAGCCTAAATTTTGGAGAGTCTTTTGGAGATTGAAAGATAAGAGCCACTCGTCCTCGACGATTAGAATATTCGGCTGTTCTGAAGAAGAACTCATGTTCGATAATAACATATTCCTGAAGTGGTAAAAACTGCGGCTCTTCCGTTATGCTCCCATGTTAGGAGCGAATTTGGAAATCTTTTTTTGGAATATAATTGTTTCCGCAAAATTTTCAAAACTTCTCCCTTGATCTATTGTACCATCTTGAAATCCAGGAATAAATCACTGAATTTTCCAAATTCGTATACAGTCCTATTTTAATGTTTTTTTCCGATTTTAGTCCTCATTTTTCCGCTCATTCGACTAAAAGAACCAAAAGCTTGTCATAGTTCCGACCTCTTTTTTCCAAAAAAAGTCCTTGAATCGAAGCTCCCTCAAAACTACACTTTGGGCCTAGAGGTAGCCATGCTGGTAAAAGATATCTTGGAAAAAAAGGACCGAAAGATCCTCTCGGTGGAACCCAGTACCACCGTTTGGGAAGCGATCCGATTTATGACCAAGTATGATATAGGTTCCGTGATAGTGCTCAAAGAAGGGAAACTCGCCGGTATATTTACAGAAAGGGATTTACTTCATTTCGCCTCCACAGATCGAGAAGCTGTATTTGATAAGACAGTGGCGGATTTGATGTCCACCACATTGACTACTATGCAACCGAACGACCAGGTGGATGAAGTTCTT comes from Leptospira licerasiae serovar Varillal str. VAR 010 and encodes:
- a CDS encoding response regulator, which gives rise to MSSSSEQPNILIVEDEWLLSFNLQKTLQNLGYKVAGVAANGLDAQSIFKETDPDLVLMDISIEGDMDGIQTAQHIQRIKDVPIVFMTAYTDDSTFMRAMDAASTYAYITKPFQNHQLKSSIEIALRQQKRLGIVKESGKEFKNVIQSISEGAVSLDAEGNIIFLNHSAEELTGWTLEEALGKPGDVVLSFIQTQIGSGEHPDNLGHNLRYIPAVLVRKDEKKIRVGFRVSPIRDEANRIVGSIVTFSELDLLSVSEKRISEMEKVIQSEKRLESIQKLAAGIAHEINNPLMGVINYGNIIRNKKDLPADIRNYARVIIEQGERISGIIRNLILFSRSDNEEPSWCKLDDILTGVEGIISELLKSKNLEISKNIPSDLPDVFLKQNQIKEVLYYLLYFYADGVGSDLKGSKIHFSAGLGTAKTDLEKYLDIRLSGTLNGELDPENAFQPFERIQSDDSRIGMGLSVCYGIIQSNQGKLDVQKSSSGTDFHIRLPVQTK
- a CDS encoding CBS domain-containing protein, with the translated sequence MLVKDILEKKDRKILSVEPSTTVWEAIRFMTKYDIGSVIVLKEGKLAGIFTERDLLHFASTDREAVFDKTVADLMSTTLTTMQPNDQVDEVLTIMLKKRIRHMPILDGNRLVGIVSIGDAVKAKIAKTEEENKNLKNYIYSESGFI